Proteins encoded by one window of Blautia luti:
- the thiI gene encoding tRNA uracil 4-sulfurtransferase ThiI has translation MIFHAFLIKYAEIAIKGKNRYIFEDALVKQMNIALSKVEGEFEVKKEQGRIYVFCPEQYDYDETVEALQHVFGIVGICPVVIYEDQGFEQMAKDVVSYMKNCHTNYNGSFKVYTRRAKKSYPITSMEVSAELGGRILDEFPDASVDVHEPDLTLSVEIRDKIYVYSQTIKGAGGMPIGTNGKAMLLLSGGIDSPVAGYMIAKRGVKIDAVYFHAPPYTSERAKQKVVDLAKQVAKYSGPIRLHVVNFTDIQLYIYDQCPHDELTIIMRRYMMRIAEHFAKESRCLGLITGESIGQVASQTLQSLAATNEVCTLPVYRPVIGFDKQEIVERSWEIGTYETSIQPFEDCCTIFVAKHPVTKPNLNVIHRSETKLEEKIDELMKTALETVEIIEID, from the coding sequence ATGATATTTCACGCATTTTTAATAAAATACGCAGAAATCGCAATCAAGGGTAAGAACAGATACATCTTCGAAGATGCCCTTGTAAAGCAGATGAACATCGCCCTTTCCAAAGTAGAAGGCGAGTTTGAAGTAAAGAAAGAACAGGGAAGAATCTATGTATTCTGCCCGGAGCAGTATGACTATGATGAGACTGTAGAAGCTCTGCAGCACGTATTTGGTATCGTTGGAATCTGCCCTGTAGTGATCTATGAAGACCAGGGATTTGAGCAGATGGCAAAAGACGTAGTTTCCTATATGAAGAACTGCCACACGAACTACAACGGAAGCTTCAAAGTATATACAAGAAGAGCAAAGAAATCCTATCCAATCACATCCATGGAAGTCAGCGCAGAACTGGGTGGCCGTATCCTGGATGAGTTCCCGGATGCAAGTGTAGATGTACATGAACCGGACCTGACTCTTTCAGTAGAAATCCGTGACAAGATCTATGTATATTCCCAGACCATTAAAGGCGCAGGCGGAATGCCGATCGGCACAAACGGAAAAGCCATGCTTCTCCTTTCCGGCGGAATCGACAGCCCGGTAGCTGGTTACATGATCGCAAAACGTGGTGTTAAGATTGACGCCGTATATTTCCATGCTCCGCCATACACAAGCGAAAGAGCAAAACAGAAAGTCGTAGACCTGGCAAAACAGGTAGCAAAATACAGTGGACCGATCCGTCTCCATGTGGTAAACTTTACAGATATCCAGCTCTATATCTATGACCAGTGCCCACACGATGAGCTGACTATTATCATGCGTCGTTACATGATGCGTATTGCAGAGCATTTTGCAAAAGAAAGCAGATGCCTCGGCCTGATCACAGGAGAAAGCATCGGCCAGGTTGCCAGCCAGACTTTACAGAGCCTTGCTGCAACAAATGAAGTCTGCACACTCCCTGTATATCGTCCGGTTATCGGATTCGATAAACAGGAAATCGTAGAAAGATCCTGGGAGATCGGAACCTACGAGACATCCATCCAGCCATTCGAAGACTGCTGTACCATCTTCGTAGCCAAACACCCGGTAACCAAACCAAATCTGAATGTGATCCATCGTTCAGAAACCAAACTGGAAGAGAAAATTGACGAACTGATGAAAACAGCATTGGAGACGGTTGAGATTATTGAGATTGACTGA
- a CDS encoding cysteine desulfurase family protein translates to MEAYFDNSATTRCFEEVKDIVVKTMMEDFGNPSAMHQKGVDAERYVKESATTLAQILKVTDKEILFTSGGTESNNLALIGGALANKRSGNHIITTAVEHAAVSQPVAFLQEQGFEVTILPVDAHGVVKLDALEKALRPDTILVSTMMVNNETGAVMPVEKIGAMIQEKCPKALYHVDAIQAFGKYRIYPKKWNIHLLSVSSHKIHGPKGVGFLYINSKAKVQPLILGGGQQNGMRSGTDNVPGIAGLGVAAKMMYQNFDEKVEHLYQLKERMAEGLSKIDDVVINGMPVREGAPHILSVSFLGIRSEVLLHTLEDRNIYVSAGSACSSHKRKPSATLSAMGMSNAQIENTVRISFSEENTFEEADYCLGVLNEVLPMLKRYARR, encoded by the coding sequence ATGGAAGCATATTTTGATAATTCAGCCACGACCCGCTGCTTCGAAGAAGTAAAGGACATCGTGGTAAAAACAATGATGGAAGATTTCGGAAACCCATCTGCTATGCATCAGAAAGGCGTAGATGCAGAACGGTATGTCAAAGAATCTGCCACAACACTGGCACAGATACTGAAAGTAACAGACAAAGAAATCCTGTTTACTTCCGGTGGAACAGAGTCTAATAATCTGGCTCTGATCGGCGGTGCACTTGCCAATAAACGAAGCGGTAATCATATCATCACAACTGCCGTAGAACATGCAGCAGTCAGCCAGCCGGTAGCTTTTCTTCAGGAACAGGGATTTGAAGTAACCATTCTTCCTGTAGATGCGCATGGCGTTGTAAAGCTTGATGCACTGGAGAAAGCATTAAGACCGGATACCATCCTCGTATCTACAATGATGGTAAATAATGAGACTGGCGCAGTCATGCCTGTAGAGAAAATCGGAGCTATGATCCAGGAGAAATGCCCAAAGGCACTGTACCATGTAGATGCAATCCAGGCATTTGGCAAATACCGCATTTATCCGAAGAAATGGAACATTCATCTTCTGTCAGTCAGCTCACATAAGATCCACGGACCGAAAGGCGTAGGATTTCTGTACATCAACAGCAAAGCAAAAGTGCAGCCTCTCATCCTTGGCGGCGGTCAGCAGAACGGTATGCGTTCCGGAACAGACAATGTACCGGGAATCGCAGGACTTGGCGTTGCAGCTAAGATGATGTACCAGAATTTTGATGAGAAAGTGGAACATCTTTACCAGCTGAAAGAACGCATGGCAGAGGGACTTTCAAAGATTGATGACGTAGTGATCAACGGAATGCCTGTAAGAGAGGGCGCACCACATATCTTAAGCGTCAGCTTTCTGGGGATCAGAAGCGAGGTACTGCTTCATACCTTAGAGGACAGAAACATTTATGTATCAGCAGGAAGCGCATGCTCCAGCCATAAGAGAAAACCAAGCGCAACACTTTCCGCAATGGGAATGAGCAATGCACAGATCGAGAACACTGTACGTATCAGTTTCTCAGAGGAGAATACATTCGAAGAAGCTGACTATTGCCTGGGAGTTCTGAACGAAGTACTGCCGATGCTGAAACGCTATGCACGCAGATAA
- a CDS encoding 16S rRNA (uracil(1498)-N(3))-methyltransferase: protein MQRFFVEPYQIEEEEHRIHINGTDVNHIKNVLRMKCGEDVWISDGGNKEYHCQIEELGEDEVLLHILYAQEPEYELSNKIYLFQGLPKADKMELIIQKAVELGAYSVIPVETKRCVVKLDAKKASKKVARWQQIAESAAKQSKRMLIPEIHEVMTYKQALEFAKQLDVKLIPYELAKGMKETREILSQIKPGQSIGIFIGPEGGFEEEEVAKALEAGAHAITLGRRILRTETAGLAILSVLMFQLENE from the coding sequence ATGCAGCGTTTTTTTGTGGAACCTTATCAGATTGAGGAAGAGGAACATCGCATCCACATCAATGGAACAGATGTAAATCACATTAAGAATGTTCTTCGTATGAAATGCGGTGAAGATGTCTGGATCAGTGATGGCGGAAATAAAGAGTATCATTGTCAGATTGAAGAACTGGGTGAGGATGAAGTATTGCTTCATATCCTTTATGCCCAGGAACCGGAATATGAACTGTCGAATAAGATCTATCTGTTCCAGGGACTGCCGAAAGCAGACAAGATGGAATTGATCATCCAGAAAGCAGTAGAACTGGGAGCATATTCTGTAATCCCGGTAGAGACAAAGAGATGCGTAGTAAAACTGGATGCAAAGAAAGCGTCAAAGAAAGTAGCCCGCTGGCAACAGATCGCAGAGAGCGCAGCAAAGCAGTCCAAGCGAATGCTGATTCCGGAGATCCATGAGGTAATGACCTACAAACAGGCACTGGAATTTGCAAAACAGTTGGATGTAAAGCTGATCCCGTATGAACTTGCAAAAGGAATGAAAGAAACCAGAGAAATCCTCAGCCAGATCAAACCAGGACAGTCTATCGGCATCTTTATCGGACCAGAAGGCGGATTCGAGGAAGAAGAGGTGGCAAAGGCACTGGAGGCAGGTGCACATGCGATTACGCTTGGAAGACGAATCCTCAGAACAGAGACAGCAGGACTGGCGATTTTGTCAGTTTTGATGTTCCAGTTAGAGAATGAATAA
- the dnaK gene encoding molecular chaperone DnaK, which yields MGKIIGIDLGTTNSCVAVMEGGQPTVIANTEGARTTPSVVAFTKTGERLVGEPAKRQAVTNAERTISSIKREMGTDYRVTIDDKKYSPQEISAMILQKLKKDAEGYLGEKVTEAVITVPAYFNDAQRQATKDAGKIAGLEVKRIINEPTAAALAYGLDNEKEQKIMVYDLGGGTFDVSIIEIGDGVIEVLSTAGNNRLGGDDFDQKITDYMLSEFKKAEGVDLSNDKMALQRLKEAAEKAKKELSSATTTNINLPFITATAEGPKHFDMNLTRAKFDELTHDLVEMTAEPVRRALSDAGITASELGQVLLVGGSSRIPAVQDKVRQLTGKEPSKNLNPDECVALGASIQGGKLAGDAGAGDILLLDVTPLSLSIETMGGIATRLIERNTTIPTRKSQIFSTAADNQTAVDINVVQGERQFAKDNKSLGQFRLDGIPPARRGVPQIEVTFDIDANGIVNVSAKDLGTGKEQHITITAGSNMSDSDIDKAVKEAAEFEAQDKKRKEAIDTKNNADSMVFQVENALKEAGDKIDANDKAAVEADLNALKDLLAQNANSEELTDSQVADIKAAQEKMMESAQKLFAKMYEQTQQAGGQAGPDMNMGGGAAGSTNTGSSNDDVVDADYKEV from the coding sequence TGTAGCCGTAATGGAAGGTGGACAGCCAACAGTTATCGCAAATACAGAAGGCGCAAGAACAACACCATCTGTTGTCGCTTTCACAAAAACAGGAGAACGTCTTGTAGGTGAACCTGCAAAACGTCAGGCAGTAACAAACGCAGAGAGAACAATCTCTTCCATTAAAAGAGAGATGGGTACTGACTACCGTGTAACAATCGACGACAAGAAATATTCCCCACAGGAAATTTCCGCTATGATTCTTCAGAAACTGAAAAAAGATGCAGAAGGATACCTCGGTGAGAAAGTTACAGAAGCAGTTATCACAGTTCCTGCATACTTCAACGATGCTCAGCGTCAGGCAACAAAAGATGCCGGTAAGATCGCTGGCCTTGAAGTAAAACGTATCATCAACGAGCCTACAGCAGCAGCTCTTGCTTATGGCCTTGATAATGAAAAAGAACAGAAAATCATGGTATACGACTTAGGTGGTGGTACATTCGATGTATCTATCATTGAAATCGGTGATGGTGTTATCGAGGTTCTTTCTACAGCTGGTAACAACCGTCTGGGTGGTGATGACTTCGACCAGAAGATTACAGACTACATGCTTTCTGAGTTCAAGAAAGCAGAAGGTGTTGACTTAAGCAACGATAAGATGGCACTTCAGAGATTAAAAGAAGCTGCAGAGAAAGCTAAGAAGGAACTTTCTTCCGCAACAACTACAAACATCAACCTGCCATTCATTACAGCTACAGCAGAAGGCCCGAAACACTTCGACATGAACCTTACAAGAGCTAAATTCGATGAATTAACACATGACTTAGTAGAAATGACAGCTGAACCGGTACGTCGTGCACTTTCTGATGCAGGTATCACAGCATCTGAACTTGGCCAGGTACTTCTGGTTGGTGGATCTTCCCGTATCCCGGCTGTACAGGATAAAGTAAGACAGTTAACAGGCAAAGAGCCAAGTAAGAACCTGAACCCGGATGAATGTGTAGCACTTGGTGCTTCTATCCAGGGTGGTAAACTTGCTGGTGATGCAGGCGCAGGCGATATCCTTCTTCTGGATGTTACACCACTGTCACTGTCCATCGAGACAATGGGTGGTATTGCAACAAGACTGATCGAGAGAAACACAACTATTCCTACAAGAAAGAGCCAGATTTTCTCAACAGCAGCAGACAACCAGACAGCAGTAGATATCAACGTTGTACAGGGTGAGCGTCAGTTTGCGAAAGACAACAAATCTCTTGGTCAGTTCCGTCTGGATGGAATCCCGCCAGCACGTCGTGGTGTTCCGCAGATCGAAGTTACATTCGATATCGATGCAAACGGTATTGTAAATGTATCCGCTAAGGATCTTGGAACAGGTAAAGAACAGCACATCACAATCACAGCTGGTTCTAACATGTCTGATTCCGACATCGACAAAGCAGTCAAAGAAGCTGCTGAATTCGAAGCACAGGATAAGAAACGTAAAGAAGCAATCGATACAAAAAACAATGCTGATTCCATGGTATTCCAGGTTGAGAATGCACTGAAAGAAGCTGGCGATAAGATTGATGCCAACGATAAAGCTGCTGTAGAAGCAGATCTGAATGCACTGAAAGATTTACTTGCTCAGAATGCAAATTCAGAAGAACTGACAGACTCTCAGGTAGCTGATATCAAAGCTGCTCAGGAGAAGATGATGGAAAGTGCACAGAAACTGTTCGCTAAGATGTATGAGCAGACACAGCAGGCAGGCGGCCAGGCTGGTCCTGATATGAACATGGGCGGCGGCGCAGCAGGAAGCACAAATACAGGAAGCAGCAACGATGACGTTGTAGATGCTGACTACAAAGAAGTTTAA
- the dnaJ gene encoding molecular chaperone DnaJ translates to MADKRDYYEVLGVDKSADDATLKKAYRKLAKKYHPDVNPGDKEAEAKFKEATEAYTILSDPDKRRQYDQFGHAAFENGGGGAGGGFGGFDFNGADMGDIFGDIFGDLFGGGGRSRRANNGPMKGANLRARVNITFEEAVFGCEKELEIVLKDECTTCHGTGAKPGTSPTTCPKCNGEGQVVYTQQSMFGMVRNVQTCPDCHGTGKIIKDKCTSCRGTGYTSSRKKIQVSVPAGIDNGQSIRIREKGEPGTNGGPRGDLLVEVNVARHPIFQRQDMNIFSTAPLTYAQAALGGTVRINTVDGEVEYEVKPGTQTDTRIRLKGKGVPSLRNKNVRGDHYVTFVVQVPVNLNEEAKEALRRFDEACGNRTKESSDGTEKTEKKKKSFMDKLKETFED, encoded by the coding sequence ATGGCTGATAAGAGAGATTATTATGAAGTCTTAGGCGTGGACAAAAGCGCCGATGACGCAACACTTAAAAAAGCATATCGTAAGTTAGCCAAAAAGTATCACCCGGATGTAAATCCGGGTGATAAAGAGGCTGAAGCGAAATTTAAAGAAGCGACAGAAGCTTACACCATCCTGAGTGATCCGGATAAGAGAAGACAGTATGACCAGTTTGGCCATGCAGCATTTGAAAACGGTGGTGGCGGTGCTGGCGGCGGCTTTGGAGGTTTTGACTTCAACGGTGCTGACATGGGTGATATCTTCGGCGATATTTTCGGCGATTTATTTGGAGGCGGCGGCAGAAGCAGGCGCGCCAATAATGGTCCGATGAAGGGAGCAAACCTTCGTGCACGTGTAAATATTACTTTTGAAGAAGCTGTCTTTGGCTGTGAAAAGGAACTGGAAATCGTACTGAAAGACGAATGTACTACCTGCCACGGAACAGGTGCGAAACCAGGTACTTCCCCGACAACCTGTCCGAAATGTAACGGTGAAGGCCAGGTTGTATATACGCAGCAGTCAATGTTTGGGATGGTGCGTAATGTACAGACATGTCCGGACTGCCACGGAACAGGTAAGATCATCAAGGATAAATGTACTTCATGCCGCGGAACAGGATATACATCTTCCAGAAAGAAGATACAGGTATCTGTGCCAGCAGGTATTGACAATGGTCAGAGTATCCGTATTCGTGAGAAAGGTGAGCCAGGCACAAACGGGGGACCGAGAGGCGATCTGCTTGTAGAGGTAAATGTTGCACGTCATCCGATTTTCCAGAGACAGGATATGAATATCTTCTCTACTGCGCCTCTTACATACGCGCAGGCTGCACTGGGCGGTACTGTACGTATCAATACGGTGGACGGAGAAGTGGAATATGAAGTGAAACCGGGAACTCAGACAGATACAAGAATCCGTCTGAAAGGAAAAGGTGTGCCATCACTGAGAAACAAGAATGTACGTGGAGATCACTATGTAACTTTCGTTGTTCAGGTTCCTGTAAATCTCAACGAAGAAGCAAAAGAAGCACTGCGTAGATTTGACGAAGCATGCGGCAACCGCACGAAAGAATCTTCCGACGGAACAGAGAAAACCGAGAAGAAGAAAAAAAGCTTCATGGACAAATTAAAAGAGACTTTTGAAGATTGA
- the prmA gene encoding 50S ribosomal protein L11 methyltransferase — MKWNRFTVKTKTEAEDIVISTLAEVGIEGVEIQDKQPLTEEDKAQMFVDIMPEGPSDDGIAYLNFYLEEDADKEAILKDVREALDDLKNFMDIGEATIEESQTEDKDWINNWKQYFHQFYVDDILIIPSWEKVKTEDRDKMILHIDPGTAFGTGMHETTQLVIRQLKKYVTPNTEMLDVGTGSGILGIVALKLGAKHVLGTDLDPCAIPAVAENKEANQIADESFDMVIGNIIDDKAIQDQAGYEKYDIVTANILADVLIPLTPVIVNQMKKGAYYITSGILDVKEEVVVEAVKAAGLTVVEVTHQGEWVSITARKE; from the coding sequence ATGAAGTGGAACCGTTTTACAGTAAAAACGAAAACAGAAGCAGAAGATATCGTCATCAGCACACTTGCAGAAGTCGGTATTGAAGGCGTAGAAATCCAGGACAAACAGCCTCTGACAGAGGAAGACAAAGCTCAGATGTTTGTAGACATTATGCCAGAAGGGCCTTCAGATGACGGTATTGCGTATCTGAACTTCTATCTGGAAGAAGATGCAGACAAAGAAGCAATCCTGAAAGACGTTCGCGAAGCATTAGATGATCTGAAGAATTTCATGGACATCGGAGAAGCTACCATCGAAGAATCCCAGACAGAAGACAAAGACTGGATCAATAACTGGAAACAGTATTTCCACCAGTTCTATGTAGACGATATCCTGATCATTCCATCATGGGAAAAAGTAAAAACAGAAGATAGGGACAAAATGATCCTCCACATTGACCCGGGTACAGCATTCGGAACAGGTATGCATGAGACGACTCAGCTTGTGATCCGTCAGTTAAAGAAATATGTAACACCGAATACAGAAATGCTTGATGTAGGAACCGGAAGCGGTATCCTTGGCATTGTTGCCCTGAAACTTGGCGCAAAACATGTACTGGGAACAGATCTTGATCCATGTGCAATTCCGGCAGTTGCAGAGAACAAAGAAGCAAACCAGATCGCAGATGAAAGCTTTGATATGGTGATCGGAAACATCATTGATGATAAAGCAATCCAGGATCAGGCAGGATATGAGAAATATGATATCGTAACAGCAAACATTCTTGCTGACGTTCTGATCCCGCTGACTCCGGTAATCGTAAACCAGATGAAGAAAGGTGCTTATTACATCACTTCCGGTATCCTTGATGTGAAAGAAGAAGTTGTCGTAGAGGCAGTAAAAGCAGCAGGTCTGACAGTCGTAGAAGTGACACATCAGGGCGAGTGGGTTTCCATAACAGCAAGAAAGGAATGA
- a CDS encoding phosphatase PAP2 family protein — translation MTKKEKFQTFREKYLPTWAILPLISIFVLNCLIYWGSDLLTVDRYHFDFTMSIDRAVPLIPGFVWIYILAFPFWAVNYILAAQRGKDGFYRFVATDLTVHLACFVIFLLLPTTNVRPETVGSTWSEQILKLVYALDGGNSPSNLFPSIHCYVSWLSWRGVNNSDRISKWYQIFSLIFAILIIISTQVLKQHYLVDAIAGVALVEFAWRFYNTGNRHSVFRNFFEKINKIRK, via the coding sequence TTGACGAAAAAAGAGAAATTCCAAACATTCCGGGAGAAATATCTCCCAACATGGGCAATACTGCCTCTGATTAGTATTTTTGTATTAAACTGCCTGATCTACTGGGGAAGTGACCTTCTGACAGTCGACAGGTATCATTTTGACTTTACCATGAGTATCGACAGAGCTGTGCCGCTGATTCCGGGATTTGTCTGGATTTATATTCTGGCATTTCCGTTCTGGGCAGTGAATTATATTCTGGCCGCACAGAGAGGAAAAGACGGCTTTTACAGGTTTGTGGCTACAGACCTTACGGTACATCTGGCATGCTTTGTGATTTTTCTTTTACTGCCGACTACAAATGTACGGCCGGAAACTGTCGGCAGTACATGGTCAGAACAGATACTGAAGTTGGTCTATGCACTGGATGGGGGAAACAGCCCTTCGAATCTTTTTCCGTCCATTCACTGTTATGTGAGCTGGCTGAGCTGGAGGGGAGTCAACAACTCAGACAGGATTTCGAAATGGTATCAGATTTTTTCCCTGATATTTGCGATACTGATTATCATATCTACTCAGGTGCTGAAGCAGCATTATCTGGTGGATGCCATTGCAGGGGTGGCACTTGTGGAATTTGCATGGAGATTTTACAATACAGGAAACCGTCACAGCGTATTCCGAAATTTTTTTGAGAAAATAAATAAAATAAGAAAATAA